The following are from one region of the Hyla sarda isolate aHylSar1 chromosome 6, aHylSar1.hap1, whole genome shotgun sequence genome:
- the LOC130276795 gene encoding major royal jelly protein 5-like, producing MLLGPEPDDTDRPDSMNRPDSMDCPDSVDRPDSMDCPDSVDRPDSVDRPDSVDRPDCMDRLDCMDRQDCMDRQDSVDRPDSVDRPDSVDRPDSVDRPDSVDRPNSMDRPDSVDRPDSVDRPDSVDRPDSVDRPDSVDRPDCMDCQDSVDRPDSVDCPDFVDRPDSVDHPDCMDRPDCMDRQDCMDRQDSVDRPDSVDRPDSVDRPDSVDRPDCMDRPDSVDRPDSVDHPDCMDRPDSVDRPDSIDRP from the coding sequence ATGTTATTAGGTCCTGAACCTGATGACACAGATCGCCCGGATTCTATGAATCGCCCGGATTCTATGGATTGCCCGGATTCTGTGGATCGCCCGGATTCTATGGATTGCCCGGATTCTGTGGATCGCCCGGATTCTGTGGATCGCCCGGATTCTGTGGATCGCCCGGATTGTATGGATCGCCTGGATTGTATGGATCGCCAGGATTGTATGGATCGCCAGGATTCTGTGGATCGCCCGGATTCTGTGGATCGCCCGGATTCTGTGGATCGCCCGGATTCTGTGGATCGCCCGGATTCTGTGGATCGCCCAAATTCTATGGATCGCCCGGATTCTGTGGATCGCCCGGATTCTGTGGATCGCCCGGATTCTGTGGATCGCCCGGATTCTGTGGATCGCCCGGATTCTGTGGATCGCCCGGATTGTATGGATTGCCAGGATTCTGTGGACCGCCCGGATTCTGTGGATTGCCCGGATTTTGTGGATCGCCCGGATTCTGTGGATCACCCGGATTGTATGGATCGCCCAGATTGTATGGATCGCCAGGATTGTATGGATCGCCAGGATTCTGTGGATCGCCCGGATTCTGTGGATCGCCCGGATTCTGTGGATCGCCCGGATTCTGTGGATCGCCCGGATTGTATGGATCGCCCGGATTCTGTGGATCGCCCGGATTCTGTGGATCACCCGGATTGTATGGATCGCCCGGATTCTGTGGATCGCCCGGATTCTATAGATCGACCCTGA